In Carya illinoinensis cultivar Pawnee chromosome 9, C.illinoinensisPawnee_v1, whole genome shotgun sequence, the following are encoded in one genomic region:
- the LOC122275155 gene encoding uncharacterized protein LOC122275155 isoform X1, which produces MNSATQTIASFIVLPKSPPTFRKPTREILSGFPFNGRETFGKLYAVSSNGSVYPSLSQGVESCSTGDNHEKRSSLESLFCYDKPIPEERIEKPVGISLAEKMIGSNPRCPDCQAKGAVLCMTCTGSGLYVDSILESQGIIVKVRCLGCGGTGNIMCSECGGLGHLGPK; this is translated from the exons ATGAATTCCGCTACTCAAACAATAGCGTCATTTATCGTTTTGCCTAAATCTCCACCGACATTTAGGAAACCAACTCGTGAGATTCTATCTGGGTTTCCTTTCAATGGACGTGAGACGTTCGGAAAACTCTATGCCGTCTCTTCTAACGGCTCTGTTTATCCCTCTCTTTCCCAAGGG GTTGAATCATGTTCAACAGGAGATAATCATGAGAAGAGAAGCAGTCTTGAATCTCTGTTTTGTTATGATAAGCCTATACCTGAAGAAAGAATCGAGAAGCCTGTTGGGATCTCTTTAGCTGAAAAAATGATTGGAAGTAATCCTCGATGCCCAGATTGTCAAGCTAAAGGTGCAGTCCTTTGCATGACTTGCACTGGTTCGGGCTTATATGTTGATTCAATTCTGGAGAGCCAGGGCATTATTGTCAAAGTTCGCTGCCTAG GTTGTGGAGGAACCGGTAACATAATGTGCTCAGAATGTGGTGGCCTAGGTCATCTCGGACCCAAATGA
- the LOC122275155 gene encoding uncharacterized protein LOC122275155 isoform X2, whose amino-acid sequence MNSATQTIASFIVLPKSPPTFRKPTREILSGFPFNGRETFGKLYAVSSNGSVYPSLSQGVESCSTGDNHEKRSSLESLFCYDKPIPEERIEKPVGISLAEKMIGSNPRCPDCQAKGAVLCMTCTGSGLYVDSILESQGIIVKVRCLV is encoded by the exons ATGAATTCCGCTACTCAAACAATAGCGTCATTTATCGTTTTGCCTAAATCTCCACCGACATTTAGGAAACCAACTCGTGAGATTCTATCTGGGTTTCCTTTCAATGGACGTGAGACGTTCGGAAAACTCTATGCCGTCTCTTCTAACGGCTCTGTTTATCCCTCTCTTTCCCAAGGG GTTGAATCATGTTCAACAGGAGATAATCATGAGAAGAGAAGCAGTCTTGAATCTCTGTTTTGTTATGATAAGCCTATACCTGAAGAAAGAATCGAGAAGCCTGTTGGGATCTCTTTAGCTGAAAAAATGATTGGAAGTAATCCTCGATGCCCAGATTGTCAAGCTAAAGGTGCAGTCCTTTGCATGACTTGCACTGGTTCGGGCTTATATGTTGATTCAATTCTGGAGAGCCAGGGCATTATTGTCAAAGTTCGCTGCCTAG TGTGA